A single window of Polaribacter sp. SA4-10 DNA harbors:
- a CDS encoding regulatory protein RecX, giving the protein MIKKGSFTVDEIKRKLENYCVYQDRCHKEVEQKMYEYRLIPEARELILLSLMKDNFLNEERFSKSYARGKFRIKSWGKQRIIRELKFRDISAYNLKTALKEIDETEYIATIYRITENRNAVISEPNIYKRKKKLIDFLMRKGFENELIYKVVGEVVS; this is encoded by the coding sequence ATGATTAAAAAAGGTTCTTTTACTGTAGATGAAATTAAACGAAAGTTAGAAAACTATTGTGTTTATCAAGACAGATGTCATAAAGAAGTGGAGCAAAAAATGTATGAATACAGATTAATTCCTGAAGCTAGAGAATTAATTCTTCTGAGCTTAATGAAAGATAATTTTTTAAATGAAGAACGCTTTTCTAAGAGTTATGCCAGAGGAAAATTCAGAATAAAAAGCTGGGGAAAACAACGAATTATTAGAGAATTAAAATTTAGAGATATTTCTGCATACAATTTAAAAACTGCTCTAAAAGAAATTGATGAAACAGAATATATAGCAACTATTTATAGAATAACAGAAAATAGGAATGCTGTAATATCTGAACCAAATATCTATAAAAGAAAGAAAAAATTGATAGATTTCTTAATGAGAAAAGGCTTTGAAAATGAATTGATTTACAAAGTTGTTGGTGAAGTAGTTTCTTAA
- a CDS encoding nuclear transport factor 2 family protein, whose amino-acid sequence MKKYSLFVIAILLFISCNQPKQTVSKEQVSFIKTEINTVLTGWHKAASDANYNEYFNKMDSISVFIGTDASENWTKNKFQAFSKPHFDKGKAWDFKTLERNIYVNNTGDFAWFDELLNTWMGTCRGSGVLEKKDKIWKIKHYVLSVEIPNDDVQAVISAKKKNDSIFLSTFKK is encoded by the coding sequence ATGAAAAAGTATTCCTTATTTGTAATAGCAATATTATTGTTTATAAGTTGTAATCAACCTAAACAAACAGTTTCAAAAGAACAGGTTTCTTTCATTAAAACTGAAATAAATACAGTATTAACAGGTTGGCATAAAGCAGCTTCAGATGCAAATTATAATGAGTATTTTAATAAAATGGACAGCATTTCCGTTTTTATAGGAACAGACGCTTCAGAAAATTGGACTAAAAACAAATTTCAAGCATTTAGTAAACCTCATTTTGATAAAGGTAAAGCCTGGGATTTTAAAACTTTAGAACGAAACATTTATGTAAATAATACAGGAGATTTTGCTTGGTTTGATGAACTTTTAAATACTTGGATGGGAACTTGTAGAGGTTCTGGAGTTTTAGAAAAAAAGGATAAAATTTGGAAGATAAAACACTATGTTTTGTCGGTTGAAATTCCGAATGATGATGTACAAGCAGTAATTTCAGCAAAAAAGAAAAACGATTCAATCTTTTTAAGTACGTTTAAAAAATAA
- a CDS encoding undecaprenyl-diphosphate phosphatase → MNIIEAIILGVIQGLTEFLPVSSSGHLELAKAILGDTSVPEESLTFTVVLHFATALSTLVIFRKEVAEIFKGLFQFKWNNELKFSLKIILSMVPAVVVGLLFEEELESFFGGKILLVGVMLLVTAVLLLLADKAKSTNKEVSFSNSLLIGISQAIAMLPGISRSGATISTSVLLGIDRTRAARFSFLMVVPLIFGKIGKDLLGGDISFQSSEIVPISAGFIAAFLAGLLACKWMISLVKKSKLSYFSLYCAIVGFIAIGYALLN, encoded by the coding sequence ATGAACATTATAGAAGCAATTATCTTAGGAGTTATTCAAGGGCTAACAGAATTTTTACCAGTATCTTCAAGCGGACATTTAGAGCTCGCAAAAGCAATTTTAGGAGATACTTCTGTGCCGGAAGAAAGTCTAACTTTTACGGTAGTCTTACACTTTGCAACAGCATTAAGTACTTTAGTGATTTTTAGAAAAGAAGTAGCAGAAATTTTTAAAGGATTATTTCAATTTAAATGGAATAATGAATTAAAATTCTCTCTAAAAATTATACTTTCTATGGTTCCAGCAGTAGTTGTTGGATTACTTTTTGAAGAAGAATTAGAGTCTTTTTTTGGAGGAAAAATTTTATTAGTAGGAGTAATGTTATTAGTAACTGCTGTTCTTTTATTATTAGCTGATAAGGCAAAAAGCACGAATAAAGAAGTTTCATTTTCTAACTCTTTATTAATTGGAATTTCTCAAGCAATTGCTATGCTGCCTGGTATTTCTAGGTCTGGAGCAACAATTTCTACATCAGTTTTATTAGGAATTGATAGAACTAGAGCTGCACGATTTTCTTTTTTAATGGTAGTTCCTCTAATTTTTGGAAAAATTGGAAAAGATTTATTAGGCGGTGATATTAGTTTTCAATCTTCAGAAATTGTTCCTATTTCAGCAGGTTTTATTGCTGCTTTTTTAGCGGGTTTATTAGCTTGTAAATGGATGATTTCTTTAGTTAAGAAAAGCAAATTATCTTACTTTTCTTTATACTGTGCAATCGTAGGTTTTATTGCTATTGGTTACGCTCTTTTAAATTAA
- a CDS encoding ABC transporter ATPase, giving the protein MFIDSSSIPEDAKVWIYPSSRKFYPNEIEVIEEKIKTFIENWKSTDENFTASYKFLYNRFIILMADDVTSPLTNVDIDASVSFILQLQQEYEVELLDRMNVCFKQGEFVQYKELKDLKKLVKNKAVTAKTIIFDNLITTKQEFDNFWEVAIEDSWYSRFL; this is encoded by the coding sequence ATGTTTATAGATTCTAGTTCAATTCCTGAAGATGCTAAAGTTTGGATTTATCCTTCTAGTAGAAAGTTTTATCCAAATGAAATTGAAGTAATAGAAGAGAAAATAAAAACTTTTATAGAAAACTGGAAATCTACAGATGAAAATTTTACTGCTTCGTACAAATTTCTATACAACAGATTTATCATCTTAATGGCAGATGATGTTACTTCTCCTCTTACAAATGTAGATATAGATGCTTCTGTTTCTTTTATTTTACAATTACAACAAGAATACGAAGTTGAACTTTTAGACAGAATGAATGTTTGTTTTAAACAAGGTGAATTTGTACAGTACAAAGAACTTAAAGACCTTAAAAAATTAGTAAAAAACAAAGCTGTTACTGCAAAAACCATCATTTTTGATAACTTAATTACCACCAAACAAGAATTTGATAATTTCTGGGAAGTTGCGATTGAAGATAGTTGGTATAGTAGATTTCTTTAG
- a CDS encoding thioredoxin family protein codes for MKNSIEKSLENTISYKEYTDLVSNLLAEGKATGPNQSEDLTHYSLLNDKRMKRLNKTTKLSEKTLQNLQKIDDPQTWLLITEGWCGDAAQNSPIINKMAETNKKIDLRVALRDENLELMDLFLTNGGRAIPKLIALDKDNNVLNTWGPRPTVATKMVADYKAEHGVIDAKFKQDLQVWYNKNKGESLQEDFLALFKNSFVREV; via the coding sequence ATGAAAAATAGTATAGAAAAAAGTTTAGAGAATACCATTTCATATAAAGAATATACAGATTTAGTAAGCAATTTATTAGCGGAAGGAAAAGCTACAGGACCTAATCAATCTGAAGACTTAACCCATTATAGCTTGTTAAACGACAAAAGAATGAAACGTTTAAACAAAACCACTAAATTATCTGAAAAAACATTACAAAATTTACAGAAAATAGATGATCCTCAAACTTGGTTATTAATAACTGAAGGTTGGTGTGGAGATGCTGCACAGAATTCTCCTATTATTAATAAAATGGCAGAAACTAATAAAAAAATTGATTTAAGAGTTGCGCTACGTGATGAAAATCTTGAATTAATGGATTTATTTTTAACAAACGGAGGAAGAGCAATTCCTAAATTAATTGCTTTAGACAAAGACAATAATGTACTAAATACTTGGGGACCAAGACCAACTGTTGCCACTAAAATGGTTGCAGATTACAAAGCAGAACATGGTGTTATAGACGCCAAATTTAAACAAGATTTACAAGTTTGGTATAACAAAAATAAAGGCGAAAGTTTGCAAGAAGATTTTCTAGCTCTTTTTAAAAACTCTTTTGTAAGAGAGGTATAA
- a CDS encoding NAD-dependent epimerase/dehydratase family protein, protein MKEIILVIGASGQIGNELTQSLRVLYGNNNVIASDIREGGKEMMVSGPFEIIDATDKETILKVVKKYKVSQIYLLAAMLSATAEKFPQKGWDLNMNSLLNVLDLAKEKHIKQVYWPSSIAVFGPSSPKLNTPQKTIMEPSTVYGISKISGEFWCNYYHEKFGVDVRSLRYPGIISWKTQPGGGTTDYAVDIYFKAIEEGKLECFLSKNTRLPMMYMNDAVAATIKIMQAKPSEVKIRTSYNLSAMDFTPKEIASEIKKHFPNFEITYKPDFRQEIADSWPSSLNDSEARKDWGWQHKYDLTSMTEDILENLSTKK, encoded by the coding sequence ATGAAAGAAATCATCTTAGTAATAGGAGCTAGTGGACAAATTGGAAATGAATTAACCCAAAGCTTGCGTGTTCTATATGGAAACAACAATGTTATTGCTTCTGATATTAGAGAAGGAGGCAAAGAAATGATGGTTTCTGGACCTTTTGAGATTATTGATGCTACTGATAAAGAAACCATTTTAAAAGTTGTTAAAAAATATAAAGTTTCACAAATATATTTATTGGCTGCAATGTTATCTGCAACTGCAGAAAAGTTTCCTCAAAAAGGATGGGATTTAAACATGAATTCTTTGCTTAATGTTTTAGATTTGGCAAAAGAAAAACACATAAAACAGGTTTATTGGCCAAGTTCTATTGCTGTTTTTGGACCAAGTTCTCCAAAACTAAATACACCACAAAAAACGATAATGGAACCTAGTACTGTTTATGGAATTAGTAAAATTTCTGGCGAATTCTGGTGTAATTATTATCATGAAAAATTTGGTGTAGATGTAAGAAGCTTACGTTATCCTGGAATTATTTCTTGGAAAACACAACCTGGTGGAGGAACAACAGATTATGCTGTAGATATTTATTTTAAAGCGATTGAAGAGGGTAAATTAGAATGTTTTTTATCTAAAAACACCCGTTTACCAATGATGTACATGAATGACGCTGTAGCTGCAACTATTAAAATAATGCAGGCAAAACCATCTGAAGTTAAAATTAGAACTTCATATAATTTATCTGCAATGGATTTTACACCCAAAGAAATTGCTTCTGAAATTAAAAAACATTTTCCCAATTTTGAGATTACTTACAAACCGGATTTTAGACAAGAAATTGCAGATTCTTGGCCCTCTTCTCTTAATGATTCTGAAGCAAGAAAAGATTGGGGTTGGCAACATAAATATGATTTAACCTCTATGACAGAAGACATTCTTGAAAATTTGAGCACCAAAAAATAA
- the truB gene encoding tRNA pseudouridine(55) synthase TruB: MTAEEYQNGQVLLIDKPLEWTSFQAVNKLRWEIKQRFKIKKIKVGHAGTLDPLATGLLIICTGKQTKQIDTYQGQIKEYTGTFTIGATTPSYDLETAIDNVFPTEHISEELLKETTKQFTGEIQQKPPIFSAIKKDGIRLYELARKGETTEIKARTVTISEFEITKVNLPEVEFKVVCSKGTYIRSLAFDFGQALNSGAHLSALRRTKIGDFSVDNAASIEGFIKSLEVE; the protein is encoded by the coding sequence ATGACTGCAGAAGAATATCAAAATGGTCAAGTTTTATTGATAGATAAACCTTTGGAATGGACTTCATTTCAGGCTGTAAATAAATTACGTTGGGAAATTAAACAACGTTTTAAAATTAAAAAAATTAAAGTGGGTCATGCAGGTACTTTAGATCCTTTAGCAACAGGTTTATTAATTATTTGTACAGGAAAGCAAACCAAACAAATAGATACGTACCAAGGTCAAATTAAAGAATATACAGGTACATTTACTATTGGTGCAACTACACCAAGTTATGATTTAGAGACAGCAATAGACAACGTTTTTCCTACAGAACATATTTCTGAAGAACTTTTAAAAGAAACTACAAAACAATTTACTGGAGAGATTCAGCAAAAACCACCTATTTTTTCAGCAATTAAAAAAGATGGAATACGTTTGTATGAATTGGCTAGAAAAGGTGAAACTACAGAAATAAAAGCGAGAACAGTAACTATTTCTGAGTTTGAAATTACGAAAGTTAATTTACCTGAAGTAGAATTTAAAGTGGTCTGTAGTAAAGGAACTTACATTCGTTCTTTAGCTTTCGATTTTGGCCAAGCTTTAAATTCTGGAGCACATTTATCTGCTTTACGTAGAACTAAGATTGGTGATTTTTCAGTTGATAACGCAGCTTCTATTGAAGGTTTTATTAAAAGTTTGGAAGTGGAATAG